The Lycium barbarum isolate Lr01 chromosome 4, ASM1917538v2, whole genome shotgun sequence nucleotide sequence ACCCATTTGATGTTTTTCTTTCATGCCtgtttaaaacaaaataaaaaaaattatgggggTCTTTGTGAGGGGACCCATTTGTAGAAAAAGTTCAGTTTTTTCTATACATAGAAAAAGGGTATTCCAATAAAACAAACACCCatttgacgttttttttttttttatgtggtCCCTGATTCTGATTATGTTACATAGgacaaaaaaaacaattttttttttagtaaaccCAGTCTATTTGATgtctctaatttttttttttatttgggtcTTTAGTGTTGATACATTTAATTAAGTGTATAAAAAGACAGACCCATttgatgttctttttttttttttttaaatttttttatgtgGGTCGGTGTGATTCCAATGATGTTGATGTATAGGAAAATAGTGCTTTTCACCAGAATTCTGAGTAAAAAATGCACACTTGATGTTCATTTATTTCGTATTTTTTTATGTGGTCAGTGTGATGCTAAATTTCTAATGATGTTGATGCATAGGAATATAGTGTTTTTTCACCAGAATTCTGAGTAAAAAAATGCACATTTGATGTTTTTCTTCTATTCTTTTTGCTTTATGGTATTATTAGTGCATTAGAAAAGGCATTTATTTCGTATTTTTTTATGTGGTCAGTGTGATGCTAAATTTCTAATGATGTTGATGCATAGGAATATAGTGTTTTTTCACCAGAATTCTGAGTAAAAAAATGCACATTTGATGTTTTTCTTCTATTCTTTTTGCTTTATGGTATTATTAGTGCATTAGAAAAGGGTCAATTGATGTTTTTTACTGTTATTGTTACGTGTGATTCTGATGGTATTTATGCACACGAAATGAGTATTCCCACTtgattctttttattttatttcatttcgaGCAAAACGCAGATACCCATTTGATGCTTttcatttaatttttcttttttttttcttgtatgaTTCTGCTGATACTCTAACACTAACATACATGAAAAGAGTCTGCTTGattttattcttttatttttattctccTTATGTGAGTTTGTGTGATTCTGATGTTATTAATGTACAGGTAAAGAGTGTTAACACATAACTTTAAGTAAAGTACTGACTAATTTGatcttcttttattttatttttgttttcattttGTTGTGTCTGTGTGATTCTGATGGTATTAGTGCACAGGTAAAGAGTGTTTCCCCTGAATTTTAAGTAAAACAGAccaattttaattttcttttcttttatttttgttttcataGTGCTTGCATGTGTGATTCTAATGGTAATCATGCACAGATAAAGAGCGTTCCAACAGAATTCTAAGTAAAACACAGGCCaatttgattttctttttattttatttttgttttcattGTGCTGGTATGTGTGATTTCTGATAGTATTAATGCACAGGAAAAGAGTGTTTCACCAGAGTTTTATGTTAAACAGACCAATTTAAATTTTCTgtaattttttgtttgtttgttttcatTGTGCTGGTATGTGTGACTCTGATGGTATTAATGCTCAGGGAAAGAGTGTTCCCTGGTGGGAGTTCAATCAATGCGCAGGTGGACGAAGTCTCGCCCTCTATCAGTTGGATTCCGATATCAGAGTCGGCTAAACAAAAGGAGGTATAAAATTCTATTATTTAGTTTCTTCTATAAGGTTGATTGTACTGTGAACattcttaggggtcgtttggttaccAGGATGGATAAACAGGGATATCTCTTGGGATTAGCTTATCCCGCCTTCTATATGGAATAGCTAATCTCACCATTTTAGTGCAAGGTTCCCGGGACTAATACGCGGTATAAAATAATGCCACATTTTATTTCAAGATTGTTATCCTttatcccaccaaccaaacaaccccttaaagATTTCAACTTTGGGAAATAATTTTCTGTATTAGAGATGTATAGTATCTTAATCACAATTAAAGAGTTAGATTGTGTAATGTAAAAGTTCTGTGTCTCTTCTTTGGAAACTAGAATCATTAGTCACGAGTTAGTCTGAAGTATAACGGTAATGCGTTTCAAATCTGTTGAGAATATGGGTAAGGGAGTTTATGAGGTTGTAAGAGAGAAATTTGTGTTGTTGCTAGGTTcaattagggtgtgtttggtatgaaggaaattTTTTTCCATAGAAAACGTTCTCTtggaaaataagtgtttttatttatttattttgtaatGTTTGGTAAGTAAGTAAAAAGATATTGTCTCAAtagcatttatatgtaatcttGGGAAACACTATGGGTTGGGGTGGGGTGAGGTGGGATGGTCAAGGAATGAGGGTTAGGGGCATTGAGGTTTGGGAAGGAGACAGTGAACTTGGAATGTCACTTTggaacttgtttttcctactcccattagggaagtcattttctttATCTCAAAGGAACTTGTTTCCTAGTTATTTTTCAggacattttgaccaaccaaacatggaaaaattggaaaatattttcatCCATACACAGATACACCCTTAGTGTTCCCTTAAATAGGGAAATATGCACACAACCTAGCAAAAGAAAGACAAACTAGTTGTAGACTTAGACTGGAATCAGGTTTCTCAAGGTTTTTCCTTCAACAGATAAACAAATATTGGGGCTTGAATAGAAACAAATGAGAAGCATAATTATCGGTTTTTCATCTAAAAACTAATTCATGCTGTTGATGGTAACAACATTCTAAACCTAACACATACAGTCTGCTACGTGCAAGacctctttctttattttttcagTTGTTTATACAGGATATGCGTAGATGTTTCCATTTGAATCTTTTTTGTTTAGTTATTTGAGATTATAGATTGCAGGCGTAACAcccttaccaaaaaaaaaaaaaaaatagattgcAGGTGTTTACACTTTATTGTAGTACATGGTACTAACGCTGATGAAGCGTGTTTATTTTGTAGCCTATTCACCATGGAGTAATAGATGTTAACATGGAAGGAAGTGATAATGATGTGATGCTTATTGATGGGAATACTGAATCTAATGGCAAAGGAAAGGTAACTAGAATTTGCCAATAGTTATTACAAGGATATTAGCATACTACTGATTATCTCTATGTTTTATGTGTTTTCTGTTGGGGGGCTAATTTGTGAATTCTTTCCTCTTTCACAGGAAATTTTTCTCGAGCTATCCCTTGGTCGTGGACCGAGTCAAGTTCAGTCTTCAAAGAAGCACAGCTCTTCAGAATCAGATGACATGCATACGGACCTATTTTATGAAGATGATGTGCCTACGGACATGAATGTTGATGACCTAGCGCATAACTACCATGCCTTTTTGCAATCACATTTTGATCATATGGATATTCCACCTGGAGTTGAGGTTCCAATCCCGTGGATGTTCGGTCCTGCTGAAACTAAAATGGCACCAACCACTACAAGCTCATCGTCTACTTCGAAACCTCCGAGTTTGCCTTCATGGTTAACTCCTGTTAGTCAGCCTACACCGTTTGAGCTACCTTCGTCATCTCTGGGACCTGCTTTTTGCAAGAgccaactttctgccaaagaacAAAGTGGTTCTAAAAACCTATCACTTGGGGGAGAAAAGATTTTTAACGCTCAAGGGTCTCATCTTAAAAGGAAGTTCCATTCGGATAGTTGGCATACTCAATCTATTCCTGGTGCATCTCATACTCAATCTATTCCTGGTGCATCTCATTTCCCTACAGTTCACTTTGTACCTCCTCCACCAATGCCTAGTTGGATGAGTTTACCCCTTAATATGACAACTCCCCAAGCTTCTTCAGGGTTTATGAACCCTCTCCCTCTGAAACAGGTTCATCCGGGGTTTATGCTAGCACCAGGTGATATGAACTCTCTTCCTCTGGAACCCGTTCATCCAGGGTATATTCTCACACCAGATCCTATGAACTATTTTCCTCAGGAACAGCTTTCTTCGGGGTCTGTTCTTGCACCAGGTGCTATGTACTATTTCTCTCAGGAAATGGATCATCATGCACTCTGGACGCAGGGCCCTAATAACATTGAAACTACTACAGATAGTCCATCCTTCCAGTGTAAAGATTTAGGTGAAAGTCTGAAGAATTTCCGTCTTTTCAAGAAATTTGATACTGTTCAAGATCATTCAGACCATTACTTTTCTAAACTTGCATCTCCTGACCAGGTTGGTTTAATTGAAAATAGGTAGTTGATAGTTTTGATTAGTTGTGCTTCATCTTAATACTAAATAGTTGTTACTCTGGTGTAGGCCTCTAAGAGTTGCGCCAAGAGAATACAGGCGGAATGGAAGATACTGGAGAAAGATC carries:
- the LOC132636477 gene encoding uncharacterized protein LOC132636477 isoform X6, producing MWERVFPGGSSINAQVDEVSPSISWIPISESAKQKEPIHHGVIDVNMEGSDNDVMLIDGNTESNGKGKEIFLELSLGRGPSQVQSSKKHSSSESDDMHTDLFYEDDVPTDMNVDDLAHNYHAFLQSHFDHMDIPPGVEVPIPWMFGPAETKMAPTTTSSSSTSKPPSLPSWLTPVSQPTPFELPSSSLGPAFCKSQLSAKEQSGSKNLSLGGEKIFNAQGSHLKRKFHSDSWHTQSIPGASHTQSIPGASHFPTVHFVPPPPMPSWMSLPLNMTTPQASSGFMNPLPLKQVHPGFMLAPGDMNSLPLEPVHPGYILTPDPMNYFPQEQLSSGSVLAPGAMYYFSQEMDHHALWTQGPNNIETTTDSPSFQCKDLGESLKNFRLFKKFDTVQDHSDHYFSKLASPDQASKSCAKRIQAEWKILEKDLPDTIFVRVYETRMDLLRAVIIGADGTPYHDGLFFFDVFFPSTYPHVPPHVHYHSFGLRINPNLYDCGKVCLSLLNTWGGRGKEKWIPGGSTMLQVLVSIQGLILNAKPYFNEPGYAKLSGSPIGEQSSLHYNENTYIDNLKTMVYCMRRPPQHFEDFVVGHYFQGCQDILAACKAYMDGARVGSLVRGCVLDQNGDEGGDKSCSQHFKAMLAGFIPMLIDTFTKIGAKDCDKFLPLAEKASTGEQVKIESC
- the LOC132636477 gene encoding uncharacterized protein LOC132636477 isoform X2, whose protein sequence is MMLMHRNIVFFHQNSEERVFPGGSSINAQVDEVSPSISWIPISESAKQKEPIHHGVIDVNMEGSDNDVMLIDGNTESNGKGKEIFLELSLGRGPSQVQSSKKHSSSESDDMHTDLFYEDDVPTDMNVDDLAHNYHAFLQSHFDHMDIPPGVEVPIPWMFGPAETKMAPTTTSSSSTSKPPSLPSWLTPVSQPTPFELPSSSLGPAFCKSQLSAKEQSGSKNLSLGGEKIFNAQGSHLKRKFHSDSWHTQSIPGASHTQSIPGASHFPTVHFVPPPPMPSWMSLPLNMTTPQASSGFMNPLPLKQVHPGFMLAPGDMNSLPLEPVHPGYILTPDPMNYFPQEQLSSGSVLAPGAMYYFSQEMDHHALWTQGPNNIETTTDSPSFQCKDLGESLKNFRLFKKFDTVQDHSDHYFSKLASPDQASKSCAKRIQAEWKILEKDLPDTIFVRVYETRMDLLRAVIIGADGTPYHDGLFFFDVFFPSTYPHVPPHVHYHSFGLRINPNLYDCGKVCLSLLNTWGGRGKEKWIPGGSTMLQVLVSIQGLILNAKPYFNEPGYAKLSGSPIGEQSSLHYNENTYIDNLKTMVYCMRRPPQHFEDFVVGHYFQGCQDILAACKAYMDGARVGSLVRGCVLDQNGDEGGDKSCSQHFKAMLAGFIPMLIDTFTKIGAKDCDKFLPLAEKASTGEQVKIESC
- the LOC132636477 gene encoding uncharacterized protein LOC132636477 isoform X4 yields the protein MLLMYRERVFPGGSSINAQVDEVSPSISWIPISESAKQKEPIHHGVIDVNMEGSDNDVMLIDGNTESNGKGKEIFLELSLGRGPSQVQSSKKHSSSESDDMHTDLFYEDDVPTDMNVDDLAHNYHAFLQSHFDHMDIPPGVEVPIPWMFGPAETKMAPTTTSSSSTSKPPSLPSWLTPVSQPTPFELPSSSLGPAFCKSQLSAKEQSGSKNLSLGGEKIFNAQGSHLKRKFHSDSWHTQSIPGASHTQSIPGASHFPTVHFVPPPPMPSWMSLPLNMTTPQASSGFMNPLPLKQVHPGFMLAPGDMNSLPLEPVHPGYILTPDPMNYFPQEQLSSGSVLAPGAMYYFSQEMDHHALWTQGPNNIETTTDSPSFQCKDLGESLKNFRLFKKFDTVQDHSDHYFSKLASPDQASKSCAKRIQAEWKILEKDLPDTIFVRVYETRMDLLRAVIIGADGTPYHDGLFFFDVFFPSTYPHVPPHVHYHSFGLRINPNLYDCGKVCLSLLNTWGGRGKEKWIPGGSTMLQVLVSIQGLILNAKPYFNEPGYAKLSGSPIGEQSSLHYNENTYIDNLKTMVYCMRRPPQHFEDFVVGHYFQGCQDILAACKAYMDGARVGSLVRGCVLDQNGDEGGDKSCSQHFKAMLAGFIPMLIDTFTKIGAKDCDKFLPLAEKASTGEQVKIESC
- the LOC132636477 gene encoding uncharacterized protein LOC132636477 isoform X1, with the translated sequence MESPPSLARYISQNSKERVFPGGSSINAQVDEVSPSISWIPISESAKQKEPIHHGVIDVNMEGSDNDVMLIDGNTESNGKGKEIFLELSLGRGPSQVQSSKKHSSSESDDMHTDLFYEDDVPTDMNVDDLAHNYHAFLQSHFDHMDIPPGVEVPIPWMFGPAETKMAPTTTSSSSTSKPPSLPSWLTPVSQPTPFELPSSSLGPAFCKSQLSAKEQSGSKNLSLGGEKIFNAQGSHLKRKFHSDSWHTQSIPGASHTQSIPGASHFPTVHFVPPPPMPSWMSLPLNMTTPQASSGFMNPLPLKQVHPGFMLAPGDMNSLPLEPVHPGYILTPDPMNYFPQEQLSSGSVLAPGAMYYFSQEMDHHALWTQGPNNIETTTDSPSFQCKDLGESLKNFRLFKKFDTVQDHSDHYFSKLASPDQASKSCAKRIQAEWKILEKDLPDTIFVRVYETRMDLLRAVIIGADGTPYHDGLFFFDVFFPSTYPHVPPHVHYHSFGLRINPNLYDCGKVCLSLLNTWGGRGKEKWIPGGSTMLQVLVSIQGLILNAKPYFNEPGYAKLSGSPIGEQSSLHYNENTYIDNLKTMVYCMRRPPQHFEDFVVGHYFQGCQDILAACKAYMDGARVGSLVRGCVLDQNGDEGGDKSCSQHFKAMLAGFIPMLIDTFTKIGAKDCDKFLPLAEKASTGEQVKIESC
- the LOC132636477 gene encoding uncharacterized protein LOC132636477 isoform X3, whose translation is MMLRDKEIFEERVFPGGSSINAQVDEVSPSISWIPISESAKQKEPIHHGVIDVNMEGSDNDVMLIDGNTESNGKGKEIFLELSLGRGPSQVQSSKKHSSSESDDMHTDLFYEDDVPTDMNVDDLAHNYHAFLQSHFDHMDIPPGVEVPIPWMFGPAETKMAPTTTSSSSTSKPPSLPSWLTPVSQPTPFELPSSSLGPAFCKSQLSAKEQSGSKNLSLGGEKIFNAQGSHLKRKFHSDSWHTQSIPGASHTQSIPGASHFPTVHFVPPPPMPSWMSLPLNMTTPQASSGFMNPLPLKQVHPGFMLAPGDMNSLPLEPVHPGYILTPDPMNYFPQEQLSSGSVLAPGAMYYFSQEMDHHALWTQGPNNIETTTDSPSFQCKDLGESLKNFRLFKKFDTVQDHSDHYFSKLASPDQASKSCAKRIQAEWKILEKDLPDTIFVRVYETRMDLLRAVIIGADGTPYHDGLFFFDVFFPSTYPHVPPHVHYHSFGLRINPNLYDCGKVCLSLLNTWGGRGKEKWIPGGSTMLQVLVSIQGLILNAKPYFNEPGYAKLSGSPIGEQSSLHYNENTYIDNLKTMVYCMRRPPQHFEDFVVGHYFQGCQDILAACKAYMDGARVGSLVRGCVLDQNGDEGGDKSCSQHFKAMLAGFIPMLIDTFTKIGAKDCDKFLPLAEKASTGEQVKIESC
- the LOC132636477 gene encoding uncharacterized protein LOC132636477 isoform X7; its protein translation is MERVFPGGSSINAQVDEVSPSISWIPISESAKQKEPIHHGVIDVNMEGSDNDVMLIDGNTESNGKGKEIFLELSLGRGPSQVQSSKKHSSSESDDMHTDLFYEDDVPTDMNVDDLAHNYHAFLQSHFDHMDIPPGVEVPIPWMFGPAETKMAPTTTSSSSTSKPPSLPSWLTPVSQPTPFELPSSSLGPAFCKSQLSAKEQSGSKNLSLGGEKIFNAQGSHLKRKFHSDSWHTQSIPGASHTQSIPGASHFPTVHFVPPPPMPSWMSLPLNMTTPQASSGFMNPLPLKQVHPGFMLAPGDMNSLPLEPVHPGYILTPDPMNYFPQEQLSSGSVLAPGAMYYFSQEMDHHALWTQGPNNIETTTDSPSFQCKDLGESLKNFRLFKKFDTVQDHSDHYFSKLASPDQASKSCAKRIQAEWKILEKDLPDTIFVRVYETRMDLLRAVIIGADGTPYHDGLFFFDVFFPSTYPHVPPHVHYHSFGLRINPNLYDCGKVCLSLLNTWGGRGKEKWIPGGSTMLQVLVSIQGLILNAKPYFNEPGYAKLSGSPIGEQSSLHYNENTYIDNLKTMVYCMRRPPQHFEDFVVGHYFQGCQDILAACKAYMDGARVGSLVRGCVLDQNGDEGGDKSCSQHFKAMLAGFIPMLIDTFTKIGAKDCDKFLPLAEKASTGEQVKIESC
- the LOC132636477 gene encoding uncharacterized protein LOC132636477 isoform X8, with amino-acid sequence MEGSDNDVMLIDGNTESNGKGKEIFLELSLGRGPSQVQSSKKHSSSESDDMHTDLFYEDDVPTDMNVDDLAHNYHAFLQSHFDHMDIPPGVEVPIPWMFGPAETKMAPTTTSSSSTSKPPSLPSWLTPVSQPTPFELPSSSLGPAFCKSQLSAKEQSGSKNLSLGGEKIFNAQGSHLKRKFHSDSWHTQSIPGASHTQSIPGASHFPTVHFVPPPPMPSWMSLPLNMTTPQASSGFMNPLPLKQVHPGFMLAPGDMNSLPLEPVHPGYILTPDPMNYFPQEQLSSGSVLAPGAMYYFSQEMDHHALWTQGPNNIETTTDSPSFQCKDLGESLKNFRLFKKFDTVQDHSDHYFSKLASPDQASKSCAKRIQAEWKILEKDLPDTIFVRVYETRMDLLRAVIIGADGTPYHDGLFFFDVFFPSTYPHVPPHVHYHSFGLRINPNLYDCGKVCLSLLNTWGGRGKEKWIPGGSTMLQVLVSIQGLILNAKPYFNEPGYAKLSGSPIGEQSSLHYNENTYIDNLKTMVYCMRRPPQHFEDFVVGHYFQGCQDILAACKAYMDGARVGSLVRGCVLDQNGDEGGDKSCSQHFKAMLAGFIPMLIDTFTKIGAKDCDKFLPLAEKASTGEQVKIESC